A single Flavobacterium sp. 1 DNA region contains:
- a CDS encoding Lrp/AsnC family transcriptional regulator, with product MSKFRLDEVDHQILDMLIDNTRVPFTDIAKKLLISAGTVHVRVKKMEDAGIIMGSSLVLDYDKLGYSFIAYVGVFLNNTSQTKFVLERINEIPFVTVASVTTGKFNIFCKIRAKDTKHAKDVIFMIDDIEGVYRTETMISLEESINDKKRLMHTIFKEM from the coding sequence ATGAGTAAGTTTCGTTTAGATGAAGTAGATCACCAGATTTTAGATATGTTGATAGACAACACAAGAGTTCCGTTTACTGACATTGCTAAAAAATTATTGATTTCAGCTGGAACGGTGCATGTTAGAGTTAAAAAAATGGAAGATGCTGGTATCATAATGGGGTCTTCTTTAGTCCTTGATTATGATAAATTAGGATATTCATTTATTGCTTATGTAGGTGTGTTTCTTAATAATACTTCTCAAACTAAATTTGTTTTAGAGCGTATTAATGAAATTCCATTTGTAACTGTAGCTTCTGTAACTACTGGCAAATTCAATATTTTTTGCAAGATAAGAGCAAAAGACACTAAGCATGCAAAAGATGTTATTTTTATGATTGATGATATCGAGGGTGTTTATAGAACAGAAACTATGATTTCTCTTGAGGAAAGCATAAATGATAAAAAGCGTTTGATGCATACCATTTTCAAAGAAATGTAA
- a CDS encoding helix-turn-helix transcriptional regulator, giving the protein MVNIDDFIKRLEIILEYYNLNASSFADKIGVQRSSMSHLLSGRNKPSLDFILKIIDIFPDVDLYWILNGTGVFPKNSEIIENLNQNITVSSLDTPTPIDLFSQIQVPLESNIALPKSKQIEASAENEKNDEIEKIVFFYKNGSFKIYSPNQFES; this is encoded by the coding sequence ATGGTAAACATAGATGATTTCATAAAAAGATTGGAGATTATACTTGAGTATTATAATCTAAATGCCTCTTCATTTGCAGATAAAATTGGTGTACAGCGTTCCAGCATGTCACATCTGCTTTCTGGAAGAAACAAGCCGAGCTTGGATTTTATCCTTAAAATTATTGATATTTTTCCTGATGTGGATTTGTATTGGATACTAAATGGCACTGGAGTTTTTCCAAAAAATTCTGAAATAATCGAAAATCTAAATCAAAATATTACAGTTTCAAGTTTAGACACTCCTACTCCAATTGATTTATTTTCTCAAATTCAGGTTCCATTAGAATCAAATATCGCTCTTCCAAAATCTAAACAGATTGAAGCTTCTGCCGAAAATGAAAAAAATGATGAAATAGAAAAAATTGTTTTTTTTTATAAAAATGGAAGTTTCAAAATCTATTCACCGAATCAATTTGAATCTTGA
- a CDS encoding 1-acyl-sn-glycerol-3-phosphate acyltransferase — MKRQIYKWIFENLMGWKIEGSFDEQIKKSVLMVLPHTSWHDFYVAIICRGAVGMDINWVGKKELFRFPFGFFFKSLGGAPLDRTGGLNKVESIVSIFNSKETFRLGLSPEGTRKKVDQLKTGFYYIALKANVPIIPVSINFEKKVVNFGKAFYPTGDIESDLIILNKHFVDAKGKIPENGYKVT, encoded by the coding sequence ATGAAGAGACAAATCTATAAATGGATTTTCGAAAATCTAATGGGCTGGAAAATAGAAGGTAGCTTCGATGAACAAATTAAAAAAAGTGTGTTGATGGTATTGCCGCATACAAGCTGGCATGATTTTTATGTGGCCATTATTTGCAGAGGTGCAGTAGGCATGGATATCAATTGGGTTGGAAAAAAAGAATTATTTCGTTTTCCATTTGGATTTTTTTTTAAATCTTTGGGAGGTGCTCCTCTAGATAGAACAGGAGGACTGAACAAAGTAGAATCTATTGTCAGTATATTTAATTCTAAAGAAACATTCAGATTGGGACTCTCTCCAGAAGGAACGCGAAAAAAAGTAGATCAGCTCAAAACCGGTTTTTATTACATAGCCTTAAAAGCAAACGTACCCATCATTCCTGTATCGATAAATTTTGAAAAGAAAGTAGTGAATTTTGGTAAAGCATTTTATCCAACAGGCGATATTGAATCAGATTTAATTATTTTGAATAAACATTTTGTTGATGCCAAAGGGAAAATCCCCGAAAACGGATATAAAGTCACTTAA